From Deltaproteobacteria bacterium, a single genomic window includes:
- a CDS encoding NAD-dependent epimerase/dehydratase family protein, with the protein MHAPGCVAITGLRSFVGQRLAERLSARGHGLRVLGIDLRRPWRLERRVPFERVDLTDPSANARLAELFARERVEAVVHTAFRRDPTPDLEADHELETIGTLHLLHACAAAKVSRLVVASSTMLYGPRPDNPQYLSESHPLRGHPDAHCIRNRVEMEELVAEWGRKRPDADVTVLRCAWVMGPSHWDRVVRHFAGSLVTTVLGYDPLLQFVHEDDCLDAFEQAVLERRRGVYNVVAPGALPLSMLLRLAGKTALPAPAPLLYRIRDLASRTQTGDPPAAFYDYLRWLWLAEGERAWNAFGEPVYSTREAWISFVASRRMRQYR; encoded by the coding sequence ATGCACGCGCCGGGTTGCGTGGCGATCACGGGGCTGCGCAGCTTCGTCGGGCAGCGCCTCGCCGAGCGCCTCAGCGCGCGCGGGCACGGGCTGCGCGTGCTCGGCATCGACCTGCGGCGACCCTGGCGCCTCGAGCGCCGCGTCCCCTTCGAGCGCGTCGACCTGACCGATCCGAGCGCCAACGCCAGGCTCGCCGAGCTGTTCGCACGCGAGCGCGTCGAGGCGGTGGTGCACACCGCCTTCCGCCGCGACCCGACTCCCGACCTCGAGGCCGACCACGAGCTCGAGACGATCGGCACCTTGCACCTGCTCCACGCCTGCGCGGCGGCCAAGGTGTCGCGGCTGGTCGTGGCGTCGAGCACGATGCTCTACGGGCCGCGCCCGGACAACCCGCAGTACCTGTCCGAGTCCCATCCGCTGCGCGGCCATCCCGACGCGCACTGCATCCGCAACCGGGTCGAGATGGAGGAGCTGGTCGCCGAGTGGGGCCGCAAGCGCCCCGACGCCGACGTCACCGTCCTGCGCTGCGCCTGGGTCATGGGCCCGAGCCATTGGGACCGCGTGGTGCGCCATTTCGCAGGCTCGCTCGTCACGACCGTGCTCGGCTACGACCCGCTGCTGCAGTTCGTGCACGAGGACGACTGCCTCGATGCCTTCGAGCAGGCGGTTCTCGAGCGGCGCCGAGGCGTGTACAACGTGGTGGCGCCCGGGGCGCTGCCGCTCTCGATGCTGCTGCGGCTCGCGGGCAAGACGGCGCTGCCGGCCCCGGCGCCGCTCCTCTACCGGATCCGGGACCTGGCGTCGCGTACCCAGACCGGGGACCCCCCCGCGGCCTTCTACGACTACCTGCGCTGGCTCTGGCTTGCGGAGGGCGAACGCGCCTGGAACGCGTTCGGCGAGCCGGTCTACAGCACGCGCGAGGCCTGGATCTCGTTCGTCGCGTCGCGCCGCATGCGGCAGTACCGCTGA
- a CDS encoding lysophospholipid acyltransferase family protein — protein MSEPHLPESGEDAPAPDPEGAAAEARARRRLEGGLLQEALGALRAELSARLPSGEHGVDWMALFDSLRRRLGSTGMRSLPAEVDEFGLDRAALERARPWLDALLDRWWRVEVSGADALPRGQPCLFVANHSGLLPWDGLVICHALGRERLAPEAPRFLVEDWLLGLPFAQPFLTRLGGVRACRENAERLLRTRRSVVAFPEGAKGATKVFRQRYRVQRFGRGGVVRTAIATRVPLVPVAVVGAEEAHPVLFKVESAARAIGLPFVPVTPTFPWLGPLGLVPLPSKWWIGFGEPVRTDELVPEAEQDELLVSRLNEQLRAAVQERLDEGLRARPSVWG, from the coding sequence GTGAGCGAGCCGCACCTGCCCGAGTCCGGCGAGGACGCTCCGGCGCCCGATCCCGAGGGAGCCGCGGCCGAGGCGCGCGCGCGGCGGCGCCTCGAGGGCGGGCTGCTGCAGGAGGCGCTCGGCGCCCTGCGCGCCGAGCTCTCCGCGCGGCTGCCCTCCGGCGAGCACGGTGTCGACTGGATGGCGCTCTTCGACTCGCTGCGGCGCCGGCTCGGCTCGACGGGCATGCGCAGCCTGCCCGCCGAGGTCGACGAGTTCGGCCTGGACCGGGCGGCCCTCGAACGCGCGCGGCCCTGGCTCGACGCGCTCCTCGACCGCTGGTGGCGCGTCGAAGTGTCGGGTGCCGACGCCCTGCCGCGCGGCCAGCCGTGCCTCTTCGTCGCCAACCACTCGGGCCTGCTGCCGTGGGACGGCCTCGTGATCTGTCACGCGCTCGGGCGCGAGCGGCTCGCGCCCGAGGCGCCGCGCTTCCTGGTCGAGGACTGGCTGCTCGGGCTGCCCTTCGCCCAGCCCTTCCTGACCCGGCTCGGCGGGGTCCGCGCCTGCCGCGAGAACGCCGAGCGGCTGTTGCGCACGCGGCGCTCGGTGGTGGCCTTCCCGGAAGGCGCCAAGGGTGCCACCAAGGTGTTCCGGCAGCGCTACCGGGTGCAGCGCTTCGGCCGCGGCGGCGTGGTCCGCACCGCGATCGCCACCCGCGTGCCGCTGGTGCCGGTCGCGGTGGTGGGCGCCGAGGAGGCGCACCCGGTGCTGTTCAAGGTCGAGTCGGCGGCCCGTGCGATCGGGCTTCCCTTCGTGCCCGTGACGCCCACCTTCCCGTGGCTGGGACCGCTCGGCCTCGTGCCGCTCCCCTCCAAGTGGTGGATCGGCTTCGGCGAGCCGGTCCGCACCGACGAACTCGTGCCCGAGGCCGAGCAGGACGAGCTCCTGGTCTCGCGTCTCAACGAGCAGCTGCGTGCCGCGGTGCAGGAGCGGCTCGACGAGGGCCTGCGGGCGCGGCCATCGGTCTGGGGCTGA